Sequence from the Cytophagia bacterium CHB2 genome:
CGCTGGCGGACGAACTTCTTGTGGCATCGCCGGTTGAACCGGCGCTCGCCGGATATGATTAGTGTTCAACTCGTCTTCATCGAGTGGGGTCATATCCAGCGAAACGTGCAGCGGGCGGGAAGATTTGCCAAAGCTTGGCGCGGCTTTTTTGGCCGGCCGCGAAGGCGCAGGTTTCATTTTTTCCTGCGCCGGTTGCGTCAGCTTTGTTGCCGCCAAATATGTGTTCGCGTCGTGACTCGCGTTCTCCGATTTTCCGACGATGGCCGGCGCGGCGATTTTAGCTGCTGCTGCAGATTCTTTTTGCAATTGCAGCGTGCGATCAGCGCCGAGCATCAAATTTTTGCCTTCTTGGAAATTCGTTACGATAACCATGGCGCGGACGGAATTTCCCATATCCGGATCGATGCGCGCGCCCCAAATAATCTTGGCGGTGGAATCAAGTTTTTCGGCCACGATTTTCATTATCGTGCGCGTATCCTTCAGCGACATTTCCAAACCGCCGGTGATGTTGATCAACGCATTGCGCGCTCCGGTGATGTCGATATTGAGCAAGGGATTCTGCAGGGCCATTTCGATGGCGCGTTGCGCGCGGTCGGGGCCTTCGCTCTCGCCGAGGCCGATCATGGCCGTTCCGCCATTTTGCATAATCGCGCGGATATCGGCAAAATCAAGATTGACCATGCCCTTGGTCGTCACCAGGTCGATGATGCCTTTCACGGCATTCACCAAAACTTCATCGGCGACTTTGAAGGCCTGCCCGAGCGGCAAATCCGGCGCAATCTCATAGAGCTTGTCATTTTGAATGATAATGATGGTGTCGGCATTTGCGCGCAGCTTTTCCAGGCCAAGGCGCGCATTCTCCCAGCGCATCACGCCCTCTTCCCAAAACGGCAGGGTCACCACCGCAATAGTCAATGCGCCCATGCGTTTTGCGGCTTCTGCCACGATCGGGGCTGAGCCGGTGCCGGTGCCGCCGCCGAGACCACAGGTGACGAACACCATATCTGCGCCCTGCAACGCTTCTTCGATTTCCTTCCGATTCTCGCGCGCGGATTCTTCGCCAATTTGCGGGTTGCTGCCGCCGCCGAGCCCCTTGGTCAGCACGCGGCCAATGAGAATCTTGTCATCAGCCTTCGCGCTCAACAAATCTTGTGCGTCCGTGTTGATCACGAGCGTGTCGACTCCCGTCACGCCGACTTCCATCAATCGTGTCACGGTGTTGTTGCCGCCGCCGCCGCAACCCACGACGCGAATGCGGGTTTGATGCGATTGCAGCAGCGCTTCGATTTCTTGGTTTTTATTGACAGTCATAACGGAGAGGTTTTTGTCAGCAACCTGCAGTTTCACGGAATCCCTCGAATTGTCTTGTCTTCACAATAGAACCCTTGCTTTAATAATTGCATATACCTACTTTTCAAGTGGGTGCGGAAGTCGGCAGCCCGCGAACGGTGATGCGTGGAATGGAGTTTGTAATGGTATTTACGGCACATAGTCATCACCAACTATTTT
This genomic interval carries:
- the ftsZ gene encoding cell division protein FtsZ: MTVNKNQEIEALLQSHQTRIRVVGCGGGGNNTVTRLMEVGVTGVDTLVINTDAQDLLSAKADDKILIGRVLTKGLGGGSNPQIGEESARENRKEIEEALQGADMVFVTCGLGGGTGTGSAPIVAEAAKRMGALTIAVVTLPFWEEGVMRWENARLGLEKLRANADTIIIIQNDKLYEIAPDLPLGQAFKVADEVLVNAVKGIIDLVTTKGMVNLDFADIRAIMQNGGTAMIGLGESEGPDRAQRAIEMALQNPLLNIDITGARNALINITGGLEMSLKDTRTIMKIVAEKLDSTAKIIWGARIDPDMGNSVRAMVIVTNFQEGKNLMLGADRTLQLQKESAAAAKIAAPAIVGKSENASHDANTYLAATKLTQPAQEKMKPAPSRPAKKAAPSFGKSSRPLHVSLDMTPLDEDELNTNHIRRAPVQPAMPQEVRPPAAQTNSTGNTVSPTPANTPRFPEPSKPAAKPVQPQESKASLGKPPKSETKIEFTPPAPAKAPAPSEPKSATAGPPPAVAFNSRPIAGLLSKQKSFKEKNLVNLQTLQEAVVYLMANPQDGETWQNIKLSMEGINRSAQMLEFHKIAEYAGTLEEVAERVLQGIFKVTPEIIEVFTRAAAVLDGMIYNDAPALQVAQQHQTKLQQLANEYREAKPRETPAASTSKSALPAAENSMRTAINNRAGSQPQPAGAATEEGTQPASRRARTDDEVMAYLKGRFAAHRETP